One genomic segment of Vicia villosa cultivar HV-30 ecotype Madison, WI unplaced genomic scaffold, Vvil1.0 ctg.001765F_1_1, whole genome shotgun sequence includes these proteins:
- the LOC131636527 gene encoding uncharacterized protein LOC131636527, protein MYTLPFLDFHGVSPIQDKLDPQSSIKHDIWSDAVFDFDGVSFNQDNLDPRCNTKEQINNDASLDFKGFTPVQDKSNLCCSIKEQIQNNDEENIEEREFRFPCADVQGMRIFADDIFENGQIRKLIPHLHQSLLLTSTSKSFASPVRPRLKKIFIINSVCPQSRSDVISKEPQNELLENITFVEMKDSTESYKKSNSTGSSNLWRCRQNMNLRCNSDHKDSLVLLNPSAPKNHVKTKVESIVVEKRKEDHPKNALSTYEKLYLTNKTRKGSNKRRSFLPYKHQLLGFFTNMNGLSRNLHPF, encoded by the coding sequence ATGTACACCTTAccctttcttgattttcatgGTGTATCTCccattcaagataaattagatccACAAAGTAGCATAAAACACGATATATGGAGCGACGCCGTTTTTGATTTTGATGGTGTTTCTTTCAATCAAGATAATCTTGATCCACGTTGTAACACAAAGGAGCAAATTAACAACGACGCTTCTCTAGATTTTAAAGGCTTCACCCCCGTTCAAGATAAAAGTAATTTATGTTGTAGCATTAAAGAACAAATTCAAAAcaatgatgaagaaaatattgAAGAACGAGAGTTTAGGTTTCCATGTGCTGATGTCCAAGGAATGAGAATATTCGCTGATGACATTTTTGAAAACGGacaaataagaaaattaattcCTCATTTGCACCAATCTCTTCTCTTAACTTCCACCTCAAAAAGTTTTGCCTCACCTGTTCGGCCACGTCTAAAGaagatatttattattaattcagTATGTCCACAATCAAGATCAGATGTTATTTCTAAAGAACCTCAAAATGAGTTATTAGAAAATATAACATTCGTTGAGATGAAGGACTCCACCGAATCTTACAAAAAAAGCAACTCCACAGGATCATCAAATTTGTGGAGATGTAGGCAAAACATGAATCTTAGATGTAATAGTGACCATAAGGATTCTTTAGTTTTATTGAATCCTTCTGCGCCAAAAAATCATGTCAAGACAAAAGTTGAAAGCATCGTCGTTGAAAAAAGGAAGGAAGACCACCCAAAAAATGCATTATCAACTTATGAGAAGCTTTATTTGACTAATAAAACAAGGAAAGGGAGCAATAAACGAAGATCATTTTTGCCATATAAACACCAATTACTTGGGTTCTTTACAAACATGAATGGATTAAGTAGGAACCTGCACCCTTTCTAA